The following proteins are encoded in a genomic region of Thermococcus pacificus:
- a CDS encoding 16S rRNA methyltransferase → MLHLVIAEAEIELVPEPIRDHPAVVNYARKRGKRPDEVLLDSTYHHAALKKLTDGERRGRPDIVHICLLNALESIANKEGKLRVYVHTRNDEVIYIKPETRIPRNYNRFVGLMESLFKNRVVPKDLGLLRMEEKSLEALIKEINPDGVFVMHEKGTFTKPVDFGKRLASLENPAVIVGGFPHGEFKGKILGEKISIYKASLMAWTVVNETIINFEHWVP, encoded by the coding sequence ATGCTCCACCTGGTGATAGCTGAGGCGGAGATTGAGCTCGTTCCGGAACCTATACGCGACCATCCGGCCGTGGTTAACTACGCGAGGAAGAGGGGCAAGAGGCCGGACGAGGTGCTCCTGGACAGCACCTACCACCACGCGGCACTCAAAAAGCTCACCGACGGCGAAAGGCGCGGGAGGCCCGACATAGTCCACATCTGCCTGCTCAACGCCCTGGAGAGCATCGCCAACAAGGAGGGAAAGCTCCGCGTCTATGTGCACACAAGGAACGATGAGGTAATTTACATAAAGCCCGAGACGAGGATTCCGCGAAACTACAACCGCTTCGTCGGGCTTATGGAGAGCCTCTTCAAAAACCGCGTCGTTCCAAAGGACCTGGGGCTTCTCCGCATGGAAGAGAAGAGCTTGGAAGCGCTCATCAAAGAGATAAACCCCGATGGTGTCTTCGTCATGCACGAGAAGGGAACCTTCACAAAGCCAGTCGACTTCGGGAAGAGGCTGGCATCGCTTGAGAATCCCGCCGTAATCGTCGGCGGGTTCCCGCACGGGGAATTCAAGGGCAAAATACTGGGGGAGAAGATAAGCATTTACAAGGCCTCGCTGATGGCTTGGACAGTTGTAAACGAGACGATCATCAACTTTGAGCACTGGGTTCCTTGA
- a CDS encoding saccharopine dehydrogenase family protein: MKVLVLGAGNVGRAIAWDLRDEFEVYVGDVSDDRLKTVSEFATPLKVDASDFDELVEAMKNFELVVGALPGRFGYQAVRAAIKAGVDMVDVSFMPENPLELRDEAEKAQVTVIFDAGFAPGLSHMLMGRIWQEMDELKEGYIYVGGLPKEPRPPLYYRITWSPKDLIEEYTRPARVIREGEVRAVDPFERMERVEVRDLEFEAFVSDGLRSLLESVKAEKLEEWTLRWPGHLEKMKVLRELGFFKPEHVDKTLEVITPLMTYESPDFSVMKVIGRGTIDGEPKEIGYLLYDEERDGFTSMARVTGFTAAIVARLVAEQNCIYGVIPPEILGMRIDTFTRIGDELADRGITLERWENAPPGDS, translated from the coding sequence ATGAAGGTTCTCGTTCTTGGAGCTGGAAACGTTGGGAGGGCAATAGCCTGGGATTTGAGGGATGAGTTCGAAGTCTACGTGGGTGACGTCAGCGACGATAGGCTAAAGACCGTTTCCGAGTTTGCCACACCACTGAAGGTCGACGCTTCTGACTTCGATGAACTCGTTGAGGCCATGAAGAACTTCGAGCTCGTCGTAGGTGCACTGCCGGGAAGATTTGGCTATCAAGCGGTGAGGGCGGCGATAAAGGCCGGCGTTGACATGGTTGACGTATCGTTCATGCCGGAGAACCCCCTGGAGCTGAGGGACGAGGCTGAAAAGGCCCAGGTAACGGTCATATTCGATGCCGGTTTCGCCCCGGGGCTGAGCCACATGCTCATGGGCAGGATATGGCAGGAGATGGACGAGCTGAAAGAGGGCTACATCTACGTTGGCGGCCTTCCGAAGGAGCCGAGGCCTCCACTTTATTACAGAATTACATGGTCGCCTAAAGACTTAATTGAAGAATACACGAGGCCAGCGAGGGTTATACGGGAAGGCGAGGTTAGAGCAGTTGACCCCTTCGAGAGGATGGAGCGCGTTGAAGTTCGCGATCTTGAGTTCGAGGCCTTTGTGAGCGACGGCCTGAGGAGCCTCCTGGAGAGCGTGAAAGCTGAGAAATTGGAGGAATGGACGCTCCGCTGGCCAGGGCACCTTGAGAAGATGAAGGTTCTCAGGGAGCTCGGCTTTTTCAAGCCGGAGCACGTTGACAAGACCCTCGAGGTCATAACACCCTTGATGACGTACGAGAGCCCGGACTTCTCGGTGATGAAAGTCATCGGAAGGGGAACCATCGATGGGGAGCCCAAGGAGATAGGCTACCTTCTCTACGACGAGGAGAGGGACGGCTTCACATCGATGGCCCGCGTTACGGGCTTCACTGCGGCGATAGTTGCGAGGCTCGTTGCCGAGCAGAACTGCATATACGGAGTTATTCCCCCGGAGATACTCGGAATGCGCATTGACACGTTCACGAGGATAGGCGACGAGCTGGCCGATAGGGGCATAACTCTGGAGAGGTGGGAGAATGCTCCACCTGGTGATAGCTGA
- a CDS encoding metallophosphoesterase family protein: MPLKLPIFRKKVLGLLASTDETKVMHISDTPESSYRFIEDLIDKTSPDYIIHTGDLVDNVKLERRPDLLPIYRGALRKLARVLKGSGAKLYVVPGNEDDPELVREFFGDAVVEPGSVIEIEGVRFALGHTWEDVVDKDADFRLYGHNFKLIDRGLNGVLGVNFVLLPSRRTYRVKYPGGTDFDRGYKMWRGL, from the coding sequence ATGCCCCTGAAACTTCCCATATTCCGCAAGAAAGTCCTGGGACTGCTGGCCTCGACCGATGAGACCAAGGTAATGCACATAAGCGATACCCCGGAGAGCTCGTACCGCTTCATCGAAGACCTAATCGATAAAACGAGCCCGGACTACATAATACACACCGGGGATTTGGTGGACAACGTGAAGCTGGAGCGCCGGCCCGACCTCCTGCCCATCTACAGGGGAGCTCTTAGAAAGCTCGCACGGGTTCTCAAAGGCTCTGGCGCAAAGCTCTACGTGGTTCCTGGCAACGAGGACGACCCGGAGCTGGTGAGGGAGTTCTTTGGGGATGCCGTTGTTGAACCGGGGAGCGTCATTGAGATCGAAGGCGTCAGGTTCGCCCTCGGTCATACCTGGGAGGACGTGGTGGATAAAGATGCTGACTTCAGGCTCTACGGTCACAACTTCAAGCTGATAGACAGGGGACTGAACGGCGTCCTCGGCGTCAACTTTGTCCTCCTCCCGAGCAGGAGGACATACCGGGTCAAATACCCTGGAGGGACGGATTTTGATAGGGGCTATAAGATGTGGAGGGGTCTGTGA
- a CDS encoding NOL1/NOP2/sun family putative RNA methylase, translated as MLEKLFSLGYSKTFAERYYELWGERALAIAEAMEKPLPRCFRVNTLRIEVPKLTKLLNKKGFQFRRVPWAREGFCLTREPFSITSTPEYLSGLLYIQEASSMYPPVALEPKPGETVADMAAAPGGKTSYLAQLMENEGIIYAFDVGEERLKETRLNLSRLGVTNIVLIHSSSLHIDELGVEFDKILLDAPCTGSGTIHKNPERKANRTMDDVKFCQGLQMKLLEKGLSVLRKGGTLVYSTCSLEPEENEFVIQWVLDNFDVELLPLRYGEPALTRPFGIELSEEIAKARRFYPDRHGTSGFFVAKIKKL; from the coding sequence ATGCTCGAAAAGCTCTTCAGCCTCGGCTACTCCAAGACCTTCGCGGAGCGCTATTACGAGCTCTGGGGTGAGAGGGCACTAGCGATAGCCGAGGCCATGGAAAAGCCCCTGCCAAGGTGCTTCCGCGTAAACACGCTCAGGATAGAGGTTCCAAAGCTCACCAAGCTCCTCAACAAGAAGGGCTTCCAGTTCAGGCGCGTCCCCTGGGCCAGGGAAGGCTTCTGCCTCACGCGCGAGCCCTTCTCGATAACCTCAACGCCCGAATACCTAAGCGGCCTCCTCTACATCCAAGAAGCGAGTTCGATGTATCCCCCAGTGGCTCTGGAACCAAAGCCCGGTGAGACCGTTGCCGACATGGCGGCAGCGCCGGGAGGAAAAACCTCCTACCTCGCCCAGCTGATGGAGAACGAGGGAATAATCTACGCCTTCGACGTTGGGGAGGAGAGGTTGAAGGAGACGAGGCTCAACCTTTCCCGCCTTGGCGTTACGAACATCGTCTTAATCCACAGCTCGTCCCTCCACATAGATGAACTCGGCGTGGAATTCGACAAAATCCTTCTCGACGCACCCTGCACTGGCTCCGGAACGATACACAAGAACCCGGAGAGGAAGGCCAACAGAACGATGGATGACGTTAAGTTCTGCCAGGGTCTCCAGATGAAGCTCCTTGAGAAGGGGCTGAGCGTCCTCAGGAAGGGTGGAACCCTCGTCTATTCCACCTGCTCTCTCGAGCCGGAGGAGAACGAGTTCGTGATCCAGTGGGTTCTCGATAACTTCGATGTAGAACTGCTCCCGCTCCGCTACGGAGAGCCTGCATTGACTAGGCCCTTTGGAATCGAGCTGAGCGAAGAAATAGCGAAGGCGAGGCGCTTCTATCCCGACAGGCACGGGACGAGCGGCTTCTTCGTTGCAAAAATAAAGAAGCTGTGA
- the argF gene encoding ornithine carbamoyltransferase: MVVSLAGRDVLCLQDFTREEIETILKTAEMMKIWNKIGKPHRVLEGKTLAMIFQKPSTRTRISFEVGIYQLGGYGLYLNAQDLQLRRGETIADTARVLSRYVDGIMARVYAHKDVEDLAKYASVPVINGLSDFSHPCQALADYQTILEKKGRIAGLKIVYVGDGNNVAHSLMIAGTKLGANVVVATPEGYEPDPKVVKWAEQNAAESGGSFELLHDPVKAVKDADVIYTDVWASMGQEAEAEERRKIFMPFQVNRDLVKHAKPDYIFMHCLPAHRGEEVTDDVVDSPNSVVFDEAENRLHAQKALMALVMGGIKV, translated from the coding sequence AAGATATGGAACAAGATAGGCAAGCCGCACCGTGTTCTTGAGGGCAAGACCCTCGCCATGATATTCCAGAAGCCCTCGACGAGGACGAGGATTTCCTTCGAGGTCGGCATTTATCAGCTCGGCGGCTACGGCCTCTACCTCAACGCCCAGGACCTTCAGCTCAGGCGCGGTGAGACGATAGCCGATACCGCCAGGGTTCTCAGCCGCTATGTGGATGGGATAATGGCGAGGGTTTACGCCCACAAGGACGTTGAGGACCTCGCAAAGTACGCGAGCGTTCCGGTCATAAACGGTCTCAGCGACTTCTCCCACCCGTGCCAGGCCCTCGCTGACTACCAGACCATACTCGAGAAGAAGGGCAGGATTGCTGGTCTTAAAATCGTCTACGTCGGTGACGGAAACAACGTGGCACACTCCCTCATGATAGCCGGAACCAAGCTTGGGGCTAACGTTGTTGTCGCCACGCCGGAAGGCTATGAACCCGACCCGAAGGTCGTCAAGTGGGCGGAGCAGAACGCGGCCGAGAGCGGCGGAAGCTTCGAGCTTCTCCACGACCCCGTCAAGGCCGTCAAAGATGCAGACGTCATTTACACCGACGTCTGGGCGAGCATGGGCCAGGAAGCCGAGGCCGAGGAGAGGAGAAAGATATTCATGCCCTTCCAGGTCAACAGGGATCTCGTCAAGCACGCCAAGCCAGACTACATCTTCATGCACTGCCTCCCGGCCCACCGCGGGGAAGAGGTCACGGATGATGTCGTTGACAGCCCGAACAGCGTTGTCTTCGACGAGGCCGAGAACAGGCTCCACGCCCAGAAGGCCCTCATGGCACTGGTTATGGGTGGAATTAAGGTCTGA